The Neodiprion lecontei isolate iyNeoLeco1 chromosome 6, iyNeoLeco1.1, whole genome shotgun sequence sequence aaagtttcgaaaagtatttagTTCACCCTACTTTTCATTTCGTAATCGAAGAAACAATTCTCTTGAAATTGGGACACGAAATGTAAGGATGCGCGAGGTTGCAGCTTGATACATGGCAATGCATTCCTTATCAAGGTACAACGCAGCTCCTAAGGTAGGTGTACTAgttattgaccttttttggTAAGGATCTGTTTGATCCTTAGTtctaaaattacgaaaaaataaatttaaagtaTTTAACCCTCTAGCAATTGGTTTCATTgatcgagaaattcacaatttgtgccgTCGAtctataattttggaaaataaaaggttCAATAATTGGGTCGAAACGTGTCGTCAATAACTGGCACGACACTAATTACCTTACCTAAATTCGACTCACCTTCGCCGGTAACAATTTCTTCCCCAGATTTGAGGATCCTCGAGGTTTCCAAGGTCTTGTCAGCGCCGCGAATACCCTTGTAAGTCTTggtcaagtttttcaaaatgtaatGAGTCCCCTTGGAGTTTTCGTCCTTCGTCCTTGAGCTCGACGCCTCGTCCCGGGTGAGATTCAACGGCCGGTTGTACTCCTTCGACTGGGGAACGTTGAAGGCGGAGGTGTGCTTGCTCTTGAAAGACGGCTGCCTCTCCGCCTGCAGTTTGCGATCCCAAATGTGACCGGATACGCGGAGGTCGATGAAGAAATGAAGCGGGTCTATCCCGGGGTACGACTGGGGCATCGGATACGGCGGGTACCACATCGGGGCCGGAAGGAAGTCGGGATTCGGGGCGTCGGAGGCGAGACCGAAGTTCTGGGGGTTGGCCAGAGCCTCGGAACGCGCCGCGAGACTCGAGGGGAAGTTTCTCGGTGAGAATTCAAGCTTGTTCTTTGGATGGTCGGAGGCGAAGCCGGTCTCACCCGATGACTTGGCCGGATTTTCGACTGAGTTGCGCTCGTTGAATTGAAGCTTTTGATCGCCGCCGGGAAGCTCTTCCGGTTTTACCTTCTGCTCGACGGGGAAACACGTCTCTGGGCTCTGGGAGCTCGCCAGATGATTCGAACCGAAGGATTGTCGCTCGTCGAAGTAATTTTTGTGCCTGCAGAAGTCCTGCTTACCCTGCAGGTGATCCTCCGGAATTTTCGCGCCACCCTCGCCGAAAGTGGTCGTCTTATTTTCAAAGCCTAAACTCGGGTGCTGAATACTCAAGTGTTTGCCTTTGTGCTCCAAATGGCCGTCCAAGCCGAAGTACTTCTCGTGGGGGCGTTCCTTCGTCGTCAGTTCCAACGGTCTGTCTCTACCGTCTCGGGCGTCTCTCCACGAACGCTTTCGGCGTCGTGGCGGGGGTGGAGGTCCGCTTCCCACCGAAGACGCCTCGGCCTTTGCCTGGACGAACGATCGCAGCATCTCGCTGAAGAAAAAACTGTGCGGAGTCAAGGGCACGTTGTAGAGGTAAGGA is a genomic window containing:
- the LOC107222993 gene encoding uncharacterized protein LOC107222993; translated protein: MSMTTGDPSTLKTPPTLSGGDLVSRLLAATPPYLYNVPLTPHSFFFSEMLRSFVQAKAEASSVGSGPPPPPRRRKRSWRDARDGRDRPLELTTKERPHEKYFGLDGHLEHKGKHLSIQHPSLGFENKTTTFGEGGAKIPEDHLQGKQDFCRHKNYFDERQSFGSNHLASSQSPETCFPVEQKVKPEELPGGDQKLQFNERNSVENPAKSSGETGFASDHPKNKLEFSPRNFPSSLAARSEALANPQNFGLASDAPNPDFLPAPMWYPPYPMPQSYPGIDPLHFFIDLRVSGHIWDRKLQAERQPSFKSKHTSAFNVPQSKEYNRPLNLTRDEASSSRTKDENSKGTHYILKNLTKTYKGIRGADKTLETSRILKSGEEIVTGEASGRPRSADASQSENKNDDKKDIRALIGLELVVDYVKDPKDAAGGKNSPEISE